In the genome of Fusarium poae strain DAOMC 252244 chromosome 1, whole genome shotgun sequence, the window ATGGCGTTCTGAGCAGTGGTCTCCTGACCACCACCCTGGGAGGCGGTAGAGACGAAGATGCCGGCCATCTTGCCCCAGAAACCACCGGAAGCCCACTGCTTGCCAGTCTGGTCCCAGAAAGCCTTCCACTGGGCGGGGAAGTTTCCGTAACGGGTGGGGATACCGAGGAGGAAGGCATCGTAACCCTCAAGGACGGAAGGGTCGTTTAGGGTAGGGACGTCGGTGGGCTTGGGAGGAGCGTGCATCTTGGCGAGGACCTCCTCGGGGAGGGTCTCGGGGACCTGGAAAAGGTCGGCGGTACCGCCGGCCTTCTCAATGCCGGCCTTCTCAGCCTCGGCCATCTGCTTGATGTGGCCGTACATGGAGTACTAGGGATGATGTTAGTGATTGTTCTGTTGTGGTCATGACTAATGGCGATTTGAGTAAGGAGAATACACAACAGAGATTCTTTAGTAGAAAAATCACTGGGGCGTATGGCAAAGTCCAACGTCTCACATGAGTAACAGAGGATATCATGTAGAGACAACGATGGCGGGGCTGGGAATAACAAGTT includes:
- the ALTA7 gene encoding Minor allergen Alt a 7 (CAZy:AA6), translated to MAPKIAIVYYSMYGHIKQMAEAEKAGIEKAGGTADLFQVPETLPEEVLAKMHAPPKPTDVPTLNDPSVLEGYDAFLLGIPTRYGNFPAQWKAFWDQTGKQWASGGFWGKMAGIFVSTASQGGGQETTAQNAISTLTHHGIIYVPFGYAKAFGTLTDLSEVRGGSAWGAGTFAGGDGSRQPSAKELELAQVQGEHFYHTVAKFSG